Genomic DNA from Nitrospinota bacterium:
GGGCCAAAGAGGCTTTCATTAACTCCTACGTCTTCAAATTCGCCGACCCGGTGGGAAACGTCGTCAAGCTCATGAACCTAGAGTTCTTTGGCTACCCGCCAGATTACTACGAAACCCTTCTGGATAAATACCGGGCAGTCACCCCGGCAGACATTCAAAGGGTCGCTAAAAAATACCTCCACCCGGATAATGCTGCGATAGTCGTCGTCGGCCCTCGTGAACCGTTGGCCGCAAGCCTCGAGGCTTTTGGGCCCCTCACCCAGCTAGACCTCTCCTTGAAGCCGCTCCAGCTCACACAGCGGTGAGGGGGATGATTAATATTAAGTAGTGAGGGGTCATCTGGCGTTCGTGCGACGGGCGAGGGAAGGGGTCAGCGCCTCGGCCTGGTGGGCAGCGGCTCGGGGACGTGGGTGGGTAGCCGGACGGGGGCCGTGGGGGCCGGGGATGTGGCCTCAGGCCGCTCCGGGAGGGCGGCTGATGGCGAATCTTCGCTCTTCGGCAGGTCGGCCCAGCTTATAGCCATGCTGGCGCGGAAGCGGTCGAAATCGAGGCCCTCTTCCCACTCCAGACTGTAGTCGGCCCGCTCGCCGGGCCTTAGGAATTGGCGCTCGAGCCGCGCGAACCGCTGGGTGTGGAGGTTCCCGCTCATGCGGTCGAAGAGCCGGATGATGATATCGATGGAGGCCACCGGGTGGTCGCCCACGTTGACGACGAATCCGCGGAGGACGGGCTCGCCCTCCTCGGTCGCCGGCTTCGGGACGCTCACTTTGAGGGCGTCGCCGGGCTCTACCTCGTCGCCTCCGAAGAAGGTCGGCCTCTTTGCCCCGGACGGGCCCGCATCGCGTGCGGATGCTTCCCGGAGGGCCTGGTCGGCCTCGGGGTCCTCGATGATGGCCTTGACCTCGATGTCGAATTGGCCCGAGAGCTTCGGCGTGTTGGCCACCGACAGCCGCCAGGTCCCCCGCTGGCCGGGCTCCAGGCTTTCAGGCTCAGTGTGGGCCTCCACCTCGGATACGGTGCGCTGAGCCCGGTCGAGGAACCTGCAGACGATGGTTACATACTTGGCGGTAGCCCGCTCGGAGGTGTTGACGACTTGGCCCTCAACCACGTACCGGCCCCTCTCGATGCGGGTGACGGGGTCCTCTACCTGGAGGATGCCGGTCGAGCCCTGGGCCCGCCGCCGCTCCTTCTCAAGCTTTCTGAGACCTCGTTTGCCCCCCTGGTGAGAGGCGTCGAGGGAAAGGGCCTTCCGGTAGGCCTCCTCAGCCTGAGATAAGTCGCCCATTGCCTGGTAGACGTCGCCGAGGGCCGCGTGGGTGGTCGGGTCGTTATGCTTGAAGGTGAGGGCCCGCTTGAGGTGGGCCTCGGCGGCTTGCCACTGGCCCCGCCTAGTGGCGAGCACCGCCAGGGCGATGTCTATGGCCGGGTCGGTGGGATCGAGCCCCTGGGCCGTGGTGAGCTCCGTCTCTGCCATCCTGGTCTTGCCCTGATCGAGGTAGGCCCGGCCTAGAAGCAGATGTGCCTTCGGGCGCCGAGGATCCAGGCGGACCGCATCGAGAAGGACCTCCTCGGCTTCGTCCAGCCGCCCGATCTTCATCAGGACGATGCCGAGGTTAAGGTGGATCGGCACGTTCTCGGGGGCGACCCGAAGGGCCTCGCGCCACTCGGTCACCGCCCCTTCGAGATCGCCCCTCTCAACCAGAGCAACGGCCCTACGGTTGTGTTCGGCTACGATGTCGAAGCTCTGGGCAGGGGCTGCAGGGGCTCCGACGGCTGCGAGGGCGCAGAAGAAAAGACCGGCGGCCGCCCATTTCGTGAACCGAGCGGCGCGGGCAGCCGAAACCTTGCGGGGAAGCCATGTGGGATTGGTCATGCCGGTCCTCTCGGCGAGGGTTATATCACGGGCCTTTGTGGCGGGCAACCCTCGGCCCAGCGAAAAGAGTTGACATGAGGCAACCGCCCGCCTACTTTTGTTGTCTAACGAAGGGATGAATGATATGAGCCAGATGGATTTGAAGAGGGGAGGTCGAATGCGCCGCGTTTTTCACTGGGTCGGGCTGGCTGCGGCCGGGCTCCTGGTGGCTGGCTGTGTCACCAATCCGGTCTCCCAAGAGCGGGAGTTCACGCTGGTGACCGAGTCCCAGGAGATCGAGATCGGCCGGGCGGCCCACGGGGAGATTCTCAAGCAGTTCGGCCAACATCCTGATTCGAGCCTGGAGAAGTACGTAGCCGGAGTGGGAGTGAAAATTGCATCGGTCAGCCACAGAAAGCACCTGCCGTATCGGTTCACCGTGCTCGATAGCCCCATCTTAAACGCCTTCGCCCTGCCGGGGGGCGGCATATACGTGACCCGAGGGCTGCTGGCCGCTCTTAACAGCGAGGCGGAGCTGGCGGCGGTCCTCGGCCATGAGGTCGGCCACGTCACGGCCCGCCACGGCGCCCAGGCCGCCACGCGGATCACGGGATACCAGCTCTTGAGCGGCCTGCTGGGTGCCCTGGACACCCGGCTAGCGAAATTGAAGCCCATAAGCGACGCAACGGCGGGTCTCATCTTCTTAAAGTACGGGCGTGAGGCCGAATATGAGGCCGACCAGATCGGAGCCAGGTATACCTACGATGCCGGTTACGACCCTCGATGGCTCGGGGCCTTCCTCCGAAGCCTCGCCGCCCAGGAAAAGGGTCGGGATGTGCCGCCGGAGTTTCTCTCGACCCACCCATCGACCCCCAATCGTATCGCTCAAGTCGACGCGCTGGCTGCTGAGCTCACCGCCTCAGGCACAAGACGGCTGGAGGTAGGCTCCAGCCCCTATAAGCAGCGCCTGGAGGGGCTCATCTACGGACCGGGGCCTCTTGGCTGGGTCTGGTCGGGAAGGCGGCTGGCCAACCAGGCTCACCGAATCTCCCTCAAGCCCCCCAAGGGGTGGGATGTAAAGACCGAGCGGCTCGCCTTCTCCATCCAGCACCGCCGCCTCAAAGGCGTAACGGCGGAGTGGCGCGTCCACGAGAAGGTGTCGACATTGCGGGTGGGCCGCTTCGCCGAGAAGATCGAGAAGCGCCTCAAGCTGGAAGGTGGGAAACGGTCGCCCTTTCGCCTAGGGCCGCTCGAAGGTATTAAGGCAATCTACTTCGGCCGCAGCCAGGGCACTGATGCGGCCCTCATCATCTACTACGCTATAGACGGGCGGGCCGGGTACACTTTATCGGCCATCGCCCCGGTGGAATTCCGGGACAAGATCGAGCCTGTCTACGACGTGCTGGCCCGCTCCCTGCTGAAACTGAGGGCCGAAGAGGCCAACGCCCTGCCCATCCAGCGGGTCCATCTCGAGCGGGTGCGTTCCGGCGAGGGGCTTGCTAAGCTTGTCCGGCGGGTCTATGGTAACTCTGATCACGTGGAGGCCATCGCCCTCCTGAACGGAGTGTCGCCTGAGGCCACCCTCACCGACGGGAGCCTCATCAAAGTCGTCCTCCCTTCACCTACCATCAGGAGGTCCGAATGAAGGAGAGCTACAATAGGGCGGTGATAGCAGTCTTGGCGACGATGGGCCTTTTTCTCGTTCTCAATAGCCCGGCGGCGCCTGTGGGCGTCGAGACGCTCCAGCAGCTGGGTTTATCGCCCGTCCGGGGCATTGTCTTGGCGCCGGACTTCGTTCTGCCGACTCTCAACGGCGGCGATATGAGTCTGGTCGAGCACCGAGGCAAAGTCGTTATACTTAACTTCTGGACGACCTGGTGACCGTGGTGCCTCAGGGAGCGGGCCGCTCTCCAAGAACTCCACGAACTCTACGACGGTCGGGGCCTCGTGCTGCTCGCCATCTCTATGGATCGACCGGGCCGATCGGTGGTGGAGCCTTACAAGAAGCGTAACCGCCTCACCTTCCCTCACCTTTTGGACGACCGTCTTGAGGTGAGCCGAACCTATGGGGTGCGGGCCACGCCGATGACCCTCATCGTAAACAAGCAGGGGCACGTAGTCGCCCGCGTCATCGGGGCCAGGCCCTGGGCAGACCCTGAATTTCAGCGACTTTTCGAGGAATTGATTGACGAGTAGTGAGCGCGGCCCGTCTTCGTAAGGATGATTTCGTCCCGCTCGCCGCTCTTATCCTGTTGAAAAATCAACGAGTTGGGAAACATCGGCGGCGGCGGGTGTTCCGCGGGGGGCGAAATTCCTGAAATCTATTGAAATGTATGGGGTTATGTGGTCGCCTAAAGATTAGGCAATCTGCAATAAAGGCTTAAAAAACAGAGCGTTAGAACGACATCCAACAGCGTTTTCAACGGGCCTTTCACAGAAATTGTGGAAAGGTTTCCCCCGGCGGTGGAACGTGAGGAAGAGACGGAATTCGTTCCGGGCCTCTCGTTCAATTTTCCGGGATTTTCCGGGATTTTCCGAATATGGCCGTGAAATTATGGTTTTTCCAACTCCCTGAAAATGGGCCGATAATGAAAATGCCTCTTAGGCTGGTGCGGCGTGGGTTTGCGGCGCTTATGGTCGTTGTGGGCCTGGTGTGCCTAGCACTGCCCGCGCAGGCTCGAGCGGGCCGCCTCAAGGTGCTCACCACCATTCGCCCCTTGTACGCCTTCACCGTCCAGGTTGCCGGAGAGGCGGCCACGGTGGAAAGCCTCCTCCCGCCGGGGGTGGGTCCACACAACTACGCCTTGCGCCCCTCGGACGCCGCTCGGCTCCATGGGGCTGACGTCCTCGTCATCAACGGTCTGGGGCTTGAGACCTGGCTTGAGGGCGCGGTGGATGCCGTCGGAAAGCCGGGCCTTATCGTCATAGATACCAGCGTTGGCATAAAGCCGTTGCCCCTAAGAGTGCTGAGCGCCCGTCAGGAGAGGCGTGCCGAGGCGGGCGGCCACGCCGAGGGCCGGTGGGACCCGCATATTTGGCTCGACCCCGTGCGGGCAATCCGCCAGGTCGAGAACATCCGGGATGGACTCGCCAGAGCCGACCCTGCCAGCGCGGCCGTCTACGCTTCCAACGCAAAAGAGGCCATCGGGCGGCTCGAGGCGCTCCATGGGGAGATGATGGTCGTGACCGCCCGGTTCCGGCATCGCGAACTTATGACTTTCCATACAGCCTTCCAGTACTTCGCCCGCCGATACGGCCTCAGTGTGGTCGCTGTGGTCGAAGATGCTCCCGGCAAAGAGCCGACGCCGAAGTTCCTTGCCCGCCTCCATAAGCTCATCGAACGCCACGGACTCAGGGTCATCTACACCGAGCCCCAGTACCGTTCTCGGGTTGCCGAGGTGCTGGCCCGGGACATGGGACTTGAGGCAGCCGAGCTCGACCCCGGGGTCACGGGGCCCCTTGGGCCCGAGGCCTACGAGGCGGTCATGCGCAAAAATTTGAAGGTCTTATCCCGTTTTCAGAGCCCTTAGGCGCTCCTTGCGGGCGGACAGGCTGCGTGCTACTATCATACGCCCCCCACGCCCGAAGGCCCTAGGAGAGCGCCATGTCGTACCTGGAGATCGACGAACTCACGGTGGAGCTGGATGGAATCCGCGTGCTGGATCGGGTCTCACTGGCCCTTGAAAAGGGAGAGGTGGCGGCAATCGTCGGGCCCAACGGCGCGGGCAAGACGACACTGTTGAAGGCCGTTCTCGGATTGGTGCCCGTCGTCTCAGGCACGGTGAGCGTTGCTGGCCGAAAGGTCGAGCCGCACCACCGCGGGGCGCTCCCCATCGGATACGTCCCGCAGCGGATGGAGTTCGACCGGGGCTTCCCAATCACGGTGGCCGAATTCGCTGGGCTCCGCCTTTCAGCCGCCGGCCCCACCGCATTCTTGCAGCACCGGGGGGAGACGCGAGCCCTGGTCATGGAGGCCCTCCATCGGGTCGGGGCGGGCCATTTGGCCCAGCGCCTTCTAGGCCGGCTTTCGGGGGGCGAGCTCCAACGACCCCTCATAGCCTTCGCCCTTCTGGGCAACCCTGAGATCCTCTTCCTCGACGAGCCCCTGGCAGGGCTCGACATTTCGGGCGAGGAGACCCTCTACCAGCTCGTCGACGAGCTGCGCCGCACTTCTCCCCCACTGACGGTCCTCATGGTTTCCCACGACCTCCAGGTTGTCTACCGGAGGGCCAGTCGGGTGTTTTGCCTCAATCGCAGCATAGTCTGTTCGGGCTCGCCCACCGAGGTGCTGACCGACGAGAACTTGCGCCGAGCCTACGGCGCAATGGTTGGTTTCTACGAGCATGACCACCCCCATTCAGAGGAGGCCGTTGATGGGTGAGATTCTCGCTTACCCGTTTATGCAGCGGGCGCTCCTTGCCGCTGTAATAATAGGGCCTTTGTGCGCCTTCCTAGGCGTCTTCGTCATCCTTCGCCAGATGGCCTTCTTCTCAGACGCCATCGCCCACGCGGCGCTGACGGGCATAGCGCTTGGCCTGCTGCTACAGATCCACCCAATGGCCGTTCTCGTCGTCTTCTCCCTCCTGGTGGCCGCGGCCATAGTCTTCACATCTGAACGGACGACCCTGCCACAAGACACCGTGATAGGGGTCTACTTCTCTGGAGCGCTGGCCTTCGGGGTGCTCGTGCTAAACGCCATGGAGGGCTACCCGATTGATCTCTTCGCGTTTCTCTTTGGCGACATCTTGGTTGTGGGGCCCCTGGACCTCTTTATCATGGCGGCCCTGGCGATCGGCGTTGTGGCGGTGGTTATGTCCCGCCTGCGCGTCTTCGTGCTTTTGACCCTAAGCCCAGACCTCGCCCGGGCCGAGGGCCTACCGGTGAGGCTCTATCACTATATCTTCGTGGGCCTTCTTGCCCTCGTGGTCACGGCGGGGCTTAAGATCGTGGGCGTTATCCTTGTGAGCGCTCTAATCGTCATCCCGGCCGCTGCTGCTCGGAACCTCGCCCAGACCTTCTCGGCGATGCTGGCGCTGAGCGCCGCCCTCGGGCTGGCTTCAAGCCTTGCCGGCGTAGTCACCTCCTTCCACTTCGACACTCCCACGGGCCCCACCATCGTCATGGTCTCCATCGCCATCTTCGCTGCCTCTTGCCTGTGGCCGCAGCGGGTGGCGCGCGCCTGAATGCTTAATTTAGGTTGAGCCTGCGCGTAAGGTAGCGGAAGGGTCTTGTAGCGGCCCCCAGGACGCTGCCAACCGTCCCCTTTAGGTATGCCGCCTTCTCTTCAGCCGACATCGACTCGAGAAACCCCTGGAGGGCCTCCAAGCCCAGGAGAGATTGCAGGGTCTCTTGGATTTTGAATACCCTGGGTCGGAAGAACTCAATCCGCCTGTCATCGATAGTTCCCGTGATGTGGGCAATCTCCACCCGGCTTGCTGACTCCAGGGTGTCGGGGATTTTATCGCGGAAGGGACGCAAACCTATGTTCTCGATGAGGTCGACCACCACGAAGTAGTCAATCTCTCGGGTTCGGTGGTCCGTCCAGCCGTGCACGAAGAGGTTGACCGTCGGGGCCTCGAAGTGGATTCGGTTGCTCGAACGCCCGGCCTTCCTGCGGGTCTCGATGAGGGCCCGATCGAAGGTGTAGTGGCTGAGGGTCAAGGTGGGAAATACCTGGCGGGTCTCTTGGGGTGTGGATGCGCTTACCACGTAGCCACGGTTGACCTCGACTGTGGAGGTTCCCTCAAGTGTCTCTTTCAGCCTGGCCGTATTGCCGAAGGAGGCTGCACCCTTGGCCGAAAGTTTCAGGGAGCCGGTCACGAAGAGGTTGGGGAAAACTCTATCTAGCAGCGCCCTTATATTAGGGTCCGCCCCCAGGCCCCACCAATCTACCGTCGCCTCGAGGGCCGGCTCAGGTCCTGTCAGATCAAAAGTGAGAACGTGATGGGCCTCGCCTCCAACCAAGCCGAAGTCAAGCAGGGGGACATGAATGACACCCTCGGAGCCGGTGACATCCATGGCCAGGTTGGTAACTCTGTAGGGATCGATGCGAAGCTCCTCGGCCTGAACCCTTCCGTGAAGCTGAACTCCTCCCATTATCTCAGTGGCGAGCTTTATCTTCCACGCGGCAGGTTCAGACTCGGTTGGCGGCTTGAGGTGAGCCCAGAGGTTCGTGAGATCAACCCGCCCGGCATCAACCAGGAATAACGCTCCCAGCCCGGAGGCTTTCTTCTCAACGGTCGCGGTGAGGGCGACCGGTTGGTCGTCTACGGTTAACAGGAGCCGCTCGGTAAAGAGGCTCGTTGGCGAGTGGGTGATGGTCCCATGTAGGCCCAGAGTAACGGCGGGCTCCTCGGCCAGGGTGAAAGAGGCGTTGTGGAAGTCGGCCGATCCATGGAGGGCCGCTCGTCCCTCAGCCCACTTCAGGTTTCCGCGGACCGCAATCCCCCCCCTGAGCGATTGGGTGGTCAGAGGCCTCCAGAGGGGGAATAACGTTGCCAGATCGCTAACGGAGCCCTCGTAAGTTAGGCTGGCGGTGGCCAAGTCCTCGGCCACACGGCCGGCGAAGCTCATTTCCACCGGGCCTACGTCCAAGCGGATCTGGTCGAATTCCATCATCTCCCGCTCCAGCCGCCCGCCGGCCAGACGGAGGCGGGCCGGTAGGCCGGCGGCCTTGGATAAATCGGGGCCCCAGTGAACCTCCAGGGCGGTGGCGTCGACGTCAAAGTCCAACTCCATGGTCTCCTGGAAGCGGGCGACCGTCGCTTTAGCCTCCAATGACCCAGAAGTAGTTACCCCCGCAGGGAGCCAGAGGAGGTTTTGACCCAGGCGGCGCTTGAGCCCATCGACATCGATGTGCAGAGCCGCCTTAAGATCATATCGGGGCCTGATGGTTTGGAGGGGGAGCTTGCCCCTGAGCGAAGCGGCCGCCATGGGCAACCGCACCTCTGCATGACGTACCAAGAGGGTATGTTTCTTATATTCCAAGGTGGCTTCGACGATTGCTGGTTCACCTTGGGCCTTCATCTCCATACCGCCTATCACGACACGCGCATCGGTTGCATCGAGCGTCCCGGCCAGGGTCAGTCCCTCCAGCAGGCCCCGCACGGTGAGCTCCGCTGTGACGTCGCCTGCGACGCTCACCGCCCTGGAGGAGGGAGGTTGGGAGGCGTACCACCGCTCCGCAAGAAGCTCGGCACTTGCCCGGCTCGTTACCCGAAGGTTCACGGAGGTTCGCTGGGGCTGCTCCCAGTTGACCATGCCTGTTAGATGAGTCTCTCCCTCCGGGGCCTTAAGCTCGATCTGATGGATGGTCCACCGCTCGGCGACCCTTTCGAGGTTGAAGGCCAGGCGGGCAGGCTCACCCGGGGCCTTGAGCGCTAGGCCCGCTACCCGTACGGCGGCTGTCTCGAGATCAATGGAGCCCGAAACAGCCGTTCGCCCGGGACCAGCATTCAGCGTGGCCTCCCAGGTGATAGGACC
This window encodes:
- a CDS encoding metal ABC transporter permease yields the protein MGEILAYPFMQRALLAAVIIGPLCAFLGVFVILRQMAFFSDAIAHAALTGIALGLLLQIHPMAVLVVFSLLVAAAIVFTSERTTLPQDTVIGVYFSGALAFGVLVLNAMEGYPIDLFAFLFGDILVVGPLDLFIMAALAIGVVAVVMSRLRVFVLLTLSPDLARAEGLPVRLYHYIFVGLLALVVTAGLKIVGVILVSALIVIPAAAARNLAQTFSAMLALSAALGLASSLAGVVTSFHFDTPTGPTIVMVSIAIFAASCLWPQRVARA
- a CDS encoding zinc ABC transporter substrate-binding protein, which encodes MKMPLRLVRRGFAALMVVVGLVCLALPAQARAGRLKVLTTIRPLYAFTVQVAGEAATVESLLPPGVGPHNYALRPSDAARLHGADVLVINGLGLETWLEGAVDAVGKPGLIVIDTSVGIKPLPLRVLSARQERRAEAGGHAEGRWDPHIWLDPVRAIRQVENIRDGLARADPASAAVYASNAKEAIGRLEALHGEMMVVTARFRHRELMTFHTAFQYFARRYGLSVVAVVEDAPGKEPTPKFLARLHKLIERHGLRVIYTEPQYRSRVAEVLARDMGLEAAELDPGVTGPLGPEAYEAVMRKNLKVLSRFQSP
- a CDS encoding tetratricopeptide repeat protein codes for the protein MTNPTWLPRKVSAARAARFTKWAAAGLFFCALAAVGAPAAPAQSFDIVAEHNRRAVALVERGDLEGAVTEWREALRVAPENVPIHLNLGIVLMKIGRLDEAEEVLLDAVRLDPRRPKAHLLLGRAYLDQGKTRMAETELTTAQGLDPTDPAIDIALAVLATRRGQWQAAEAHLKRALTFKHNDPTTHAALGDVYQAMGDLSQAEEAYRKALSLDASHQGGKRGLRKLEKERRRAQGSTGILQVEDPVTRIERGRYVVEGQVVNTSERATAKYVTIVCRFLDRAQRTVSEVEAHTEPESLEPGQRGTWRLSVANTPKLSGQFDIEVKAIIEDPEADQALREASARDAGPSGAKRPTFFGGDEVEPGDALKVSVPKPATEEGEPVLRGFVVNVGDHPVASIDIIIRLFDRMSGNLHTQRFARLERQFLRPGERADYSLEWEEGLDFDRFRASMAISWADLPKSEDSPSAALPERPEATSPAPTAPVRLPTHVPEPLPTRPRR
- a CDS encoding M48 family metalloprotease, which gives rise to MRRVFHWVGLAAAGLLVAGCVTNPVSQEREFTLVTESQEIEIGRAAHGEILKQFGQHPDSSLEKYVAGVGVKIASVSHRKHLPYRFTVLDSPILNAFALPGGGIYVTRGLLAALNSEAELAAVLGHEVGHVTARHGAQAATRITGYQLLSGLLGALDTRLAKLKPISDATAGLIFLKYGREAEYEADQIGARYTYDAGYDPRWLGAFLRSLAAQEKGRDVPPEFLSTHPSTPNRIAQVDALAAELTASGTRRLEVGSSPYKQRLEGLIYGPGPLGWVWSGRRLANQAHRISLKPPKGWDVKTERLAFSIQHRRLKGVTAEWRVHEKVSTLRVGRFAEKIEKRLKLEGGKRSPFRLGPLEGIKAIYFGRSQGTDAALIIYYAIDGRAGYTLSAIAPVEFRDKIEPVYDVLARSLLKLRAEEANALPIQRVHLERVRSGEGLAKLVRRVYGNSDHVEAIALLNGVSPEATLTDGSLIKVVLPSPTIRRSE
- a CDS encoding redoxin domain-containing protein — translated: MKESYNRAVIAVLATMGLFLVLNSPAAPVGVETLQQLGLSPVRGIVLAPDFVLPTLNGGDMSLVEHRGKVVILNFWTTW
- a CDS encoding metal ABC transporter ATP-binding protein, producing MSYLEIDELTVELDGIRVLDRVSLALEKGEVAAIVGPNGAGKTTLLKAVLGLVPVVSGTVSVAGRKVEPHHRGALPIGYVPQRMEFDRGFPITVAEFAGLRLSAAGPTAFLQHRGETRALVMEALHRVGAGHLAQRLLGRLSGGELQRPLIAFALLGNPEILFLDEPLAGLDISGEETLYQLVDELRRTSPPLTVLMVSHDLQVVYRRASRVFCLNRSIVCSGSPTEVLTDENLRRAYGAMVGFYEHDHPHSEEAVDG